A single genomic interval of Candidatus Sulfotelmatobacter sp. harbors:
- a CDS encoding alpha/beta hydrolase-fold protein, which yields MPAAAAPERPAHVTVRFAPGLGELHGRLLLFAARTAPPRGELEPSYLHPRAVEILGVEVHGAPAGSSIELPVDGDAYPTPWRALAPGRYVVRAELDVRHRYTYDGGQPGDPDSGNLTVTLAPGADVTVNVRARRGPEPVPPRFRAPEPQGARMETFVSPALSAFFGRPIVMRAYVVPPPGYDVTASKRYATAYVIGGYGTSDRVLPFAAAARARLLAKHGGTQLFYVYLDPHVPLGHSVFADSVNNGPWGRALTTELIPYLESRWPLRAQSGARFLTGHSSGGWTTMWLQTTYPEVFGGTWSTSPDPLDFHDFTGPNLVDRPNGNMYVDAHGKPYMLVRIAGKDAVPLKDYILQERALGEYGGQFGSFDAVFGPRGADGRPQPLFDRTSGQIDAAVARAWEAHYDIVHNLVTHWATLGPELRGKLHVYVGTWDTFHLEAGVHRLHDALAKLPGSDAQTTFVPHRTHFDLYQGPNGGLTVKIDRAMTAAAKASANP from the coding sequence GTGCCCGCGGCGGCCGCGCCGGAGCGACCGGCGCACGTCACCGTGCGCTTCGCCCCCGGGCTCGGCGAGCTGCACGGGCGTCTGTTGCTGTTCGCGGCGCGCACCGCGCCGCCGCGGGGCGAGCTCGAGCCGTCCTACCTGCACCCGCGTGCGGTCGAGATCCTCGGCGTCGAGGTCCACGGCGCACCGGCCGGTTCGTCGATCGAGCTGCCCGTCGACGGTGACGCGTACCCGACGCCGTGGCGCGCGCTCGCGCCCGGCCGCTACGTGGTGCGGGCGGAGCTGGACGTACGCCACCGGTACACCTACGACGGCGGTCAGCCCGGCGATCCCGACAGCGGCAACCTCACGGTCACGCTGGCGCCCGGCGCCGACGTCACCGTCAACGTGCGCGCGCGGCGGGGCCCGGAGCCGGTCCCGCCGCGCTTCCGCGCGCCCGAGCCCCAAGGTGCGCGCATGGAGACCTTCGTCTCGCCCGCGCTGAGCGCGTTCTTCGGCCGCCCAATCGTCATGCGCGCCTACGTCGTGCCGCCGCCCGGCTACGACGTCACCGCGTCGAAACGCTACGCGACCGCGTACGTGATCGGCGGCTACGGCACGTCGGATCGCGTGCTGCCCTTCGCCGCCGCGGCGCGCGCGCGGCTGCTCGCCAAACACGGCGGCACGCAGCTGTTCTACGTCTACCTCGATCCGCACGTCCCGCTCGGGCACAGCGTGTTCGCGGACTCGGTCAACAACGGCCCGTGGGGCCGCGCGCTGACGACCGAGCTGATCCCGTACCTCGAGTCACGCTGGCCGCTGCGGGCGCAGTCCGGCGCGCGCTTTCTGACCGGTCACTCGTCGGGCGGCTGGACGACGATGTGGCTGCAGACCACGTATCCCGAGGTGTTCGGCGGCACGTGGTCGACCTCGCCCGATCCGCTCGACTTCCACGACTTCACCGGGCCGAATCTCGTCGATCGTCCGAACGGAAACATGTACGTCGACGCGCACGGCAAGCCGTACATGCTCGTGCGCATCGCCGGCAAGGACGCCGTGCCGCTGAAGGACTACATCCTGCAAGAGCGCGCGCTGGGCGAGTACGGCGGCCAGTTCGGCTCGTTCGACGCGGTCTTCGGCCCACGCGGGGCCGACGGCCGGCCGCAACCGTTGTTCGATCGCACCAGCGGACAGATCGACGCCGCCGTCGCGCGTGCGTGGGAAGCGCACTACGACATCGTCCACAACCTCGTGACGCACTGGGCGACGCTGGGGCCCGAGCTGCGCGGCAAGCTGCACGTGTACGTCGGCACCTGGGACACGTTTCATCTGGAAGCCGGTGTCCACCGGCTGCACGACGCGCTCGCGAAACTGCCCGGCAGCGACGCGCAGACGACGTTCGTCCCGCACCGCACGCACTTCGATCTCTACCAAGGGCCGAACGGCGGCCTGACGGTGAAGATCGACCGCGCGATGACGGCCGCCGCGAAAGCGTCGGCGAACCCCTAA
- the panB gene encoding 3-methyl-2-oxobutanoate hydroxymethyltransferase, whose product MTRLGASQIAARKGASFPMVTAYDTPFARCAEAAGIDVLLCGDSLGQVVLGYTSTIPVELNDMVRHGAAVVRGTEKAHVIVDLPFGTYAASDDLAVTSASDLIKRSGASSVKLEGGAAAAPRIRAIVEAGIPVCAHIGVLPQTAALGSGFKRKRERDQLLRDAEAIAEAGAFAVVLEMIDESIAEAITAAVPIPTIGIGAGPHCDGQVLVLHDVLGLYPESPPFAKQYAHLAEAATSALRAYANEVREQVYPPAKLAAVRETNGYRV is encoded by the coding sequence ATGACCCGGCTCGGTGCCAGCCAAATCGCCGCCCGCAAGGGCGCCTCGTTCCCGATGGTCACCGCCTACGACACGCCGTTCGCTCGCTGCGCCGAGGCGGCCGGCATCGACGTCCTCCTCTGCGGTGACTCCCTCGGCCAAGTCGTCCTCGGCTACACCTCGACGATCCCCGTCGAGCTGAACGACATGGTCCGCCACGGCGCCGCCGTCGTTCGCGGCACCGAGAAGGCGCACGTCATCGTCGACCTGCCGTTCGGGACGTATGCCGCCTCGGACGACCTCGCCGTCACCAGCGCCTCGGACCTGATCAAACGCTCCGGCGCCTCGTCGGTGAAGCTCGAGGGCGGCGCCGCCGCCGCGCCGCGCATTCGCGCGATCGTCGAAGCCGGCATCCCCGTCTGCGCGCACATCGGCGTGCTCCCGCAGACCGCCGCGCTCGGCAGCGGCTTCAAGCGCAAGCGCGAACGCGATCAGCTGCTGCGCGACGCGGAAGCGATCGCCGAGGCGGGCGCGTTCGCCGTCGTGCTCGAGATGATCGACGAGAGCATCGCCGAGGCGATCACCGCCGCGGTTCCGATCCCGACCATCGGCATCGGCGCCGGCCCGCACTGCGACGGCCAAGTGCTCGTCCTGCACGACGTGCTCGGCCTCTATCCCGAATCGCCGCCGTTCGCCAAGCAGTACGCCCACCTCGCCGAGGCGGCCACGAGCGCCCTGCGCGCCTACGCGAACGAAGTCCGTGAACAGGTCTATCCCCCCGCCAAGCTCGCCGCCGTGCGGGAAACCAACGGCTACCGGGTCTGA
- a CDS encoding 2-dehydropantoate 2-reductase encodes MGIIGAGALGLTFAAALAPVHDVIVLARRSDVADAVNRDGVIVETDAGGHAVPVRATVDPCELGDRAAWIVAVKAYATRDALTTLRAALTPDLLVASVQNGIDFMADATVALGGRARLAAGSTTQGAIGRGANRVRPVGRGETLFGRVDPPGTSAGALVDAFTGAGLAARVVDDVQAVLWKKLVVNAAINPLGALTGRPNGAIADDPDLRALGTALADEAASVAAAEGSAVRDAWPLVEATARATAANRNSMLQDLDAGRRTEIDAISGAIVRRAATHGIPVPATRTVLRLVRARSGR; translated from the coding sequence ATCGGTATCATCGGCGCGGGCGCGCTCGGCCTCACGTTCGCCGCAGCCCTCGCGCCGGTACACGACGTCATCGTCCTCGCTCGCCGGTCGGACGTCGCGGACGCCGTCAATCGCGACGGCGTCATCGTCGAGACCGACGCGGGCGGACACGCCGTCCCCGTGCGCGCCACCGTCGATCCGTGCGAGCTCGGCGACCGCGCGGCGTGGATCGTCGCCGTCAAAGCGTACGCGACCCGCGACGCGTTGACGACCTTGCGCGCGGCGCTGACGCCTGATCTGCTGGTCGCCTCGGTGCAGAACGGCATCGATTTCATGGCCGACGCGACCGTAGCGCTCGGCGGGCGGGCGCGTCTTGCGGCCGGCTCGACGACGCAAGGCGCGATCGGCCGCGGCGCCAACCGCGTGCGCCCGGTCGGACGCGGCGAAACGCTGTTCGGCCGCGTCGATCCGCCGGGGACCTCGGCGGGCGCGCTGGTCGACGCGTTCACCGGCGCCGGGCTGGCGGCGCGAGTCGTCGACGACGTGCAGGCCGTCCTCTGGAAGAAGCTCGTCGTCAACGCGGCGATCAATCCGCTCGGCGCGCTGACCGGCCGCCCGAACGGCGCGATCGCCGACGACCCGGACCTGCGCGCGCTCGGCACGGCCCTCGCCGACGAGGCCGCGAGCGTCGCGGCAGCCGAAGGCTCTGCCGTCCGCGACGCGTGGCCGCTGGTCGAGGCCACGGCGCGCGCCACCGCCGCCAACCGCAACTCGATGCTCCAAGACCTCGACGCCGGCCGCCGCACCGAGATCGACGCGATCAGCGGCGCGATCGTCCGACGCGCCGCCACCCACGGCATCCCGGTGCCGGCCACGCGAACGGTCCTGCGGCTGGTCCGGGCGCGCTCCGGTCGCTGA
- a CDS encoding GNAT family N-acetyltransferase — protein sequence MTSTIRRATPSDAALLARHRARVWVEVGEFDTEDHPHVGVWRRWLVGALTDGRLVAWIAEEDTAPVASAWLLIAPAVPGPDSAAEHDGRVHSVWVEPSWRRRGIARALMDVMVEHARAYPLRRLTLHSSDDAKPLYVSMGFTPLDEMKLYFEE from the coding sequence GTGACGTCCACGATCCGTCGCGCGACGCCGTCCGACGCGGCGCTGCTCGCGCGCCATCGCGCGCGGGTGTGGGTCGAGGTCGGCGAGTTCGACACCGAGGACCATCCGCACGTCGGGGTCTGGCGGCGTTGGCTCGTCGGAGCCCTGACCGACGGGCGACTCGTGGCGTGGATCGCCGAAGAGGACACCGCACCGGTCGCCAGCGCGTGGCTGCTGATCGCGCCGGCCGTGCCGGGCCCCGACTCGGCCGCCGAGCACGACGGGCGCGTGCACAGCGTGTGGGTCGAGCCGAGCTGGCGCCGCCGCGGCATCGCCCGCGCGCTGATGGACGTCATGGTGGAGCACGCGCGCGCCTACCCGCTGCGCCGGCTCACGCTGCACTCGTCCGACGACGCGAAGCCGCTCTACGTGTCGATGGGTTTCACGCCGCTCGACGAGATGAAGCTCTACTTCGAGGAGTAG
- a CDS encoding enoyl-CoA hydratase-related protein yields MAGTMSEAVEHTVTIDDGVATVTFARPQAYNALTGALVRSLHGTLRGLDRDPAVRALVLTGAGKAFCAGQALDDPALAGPDGTMDVATAVRERYNPLILGLLGIEKPVVAAVNGVAAGAGFGIALACDFRIVAETASFTTAFVKIGLVPDSSVSYLLPRMIGYGKAVELCLLSEKIDAAQADALGLCTKVVPAERCVAEAHALAVALARGPRGLGLAKRELVRNGLGEVAAALAYEAEMQAVAGASQDAVEGVAAFREKRAPVYTGR; encoded by the coding sequence ATGGCAGGGACGATGAGCGAGGCGGTCGAGCATACGGTCACCATCGACGACGGCGTCGCGACGGTCACGTTCGCGCGCCCGCAAGCGTACAACGCGCTGACCGGCGCGCTGGTGCGCTCGCTGCACGGCACACTGCGCGGCCTCGACCGCGACCCAGCCGTGCGCGCGCTGGTGCTGACCGGCGCGGGCAAGGCGTTCTGCGCGGGCCAGGCGCTCGACGATCCGGCGCTCGCCGGCCCCGACGGCACCATGGACGTCGCGACGGCCGTGCGCGAGCGCTACAATCCGCTCATCCTGGGCCTGCTGGGGATCGAGAAGCCGGTCGTCGCCGCCGTCAACGGGGTCGCCGCCGGCGCCGGATTCGGCATCGCGCTGGCCTGCGACTTCCGTATCGTCGCCGAGACGGCGTCGTTCACGACCGCCTTCGTGAAGATCGGCCTGGTCCCCGACAGCAGCGTCTCGTACCTCTTGCCGCGCATGATCGGCTACGGCAAAGCGGTCGAGCTGTGCTTGCTCTCCGAGAAGATCGACGCCGCGCAGGCCGATGCGCTCGGCCTGTGCACGAAGGTCGTCCCGGCCGAGCGTTGCGTCGCGGAAGCGCACGCGCTGGCCGTCGCGCTCGCGCGCGGACCGCGCGGGCTCGGTCTGGCCAAGCGCGAGCTGGTGCGCAACGGACTCGGCGAGGTCGCCGCGGCGCTCGCGTACGAGGCCGAGATGCAGGCCGTCGCCGGCGCATCGCAGGACGCCGTCGAAGGCGTCGCGGCGTTCCGCGAAAAGCGCGCGCCGGTCTACACCGGCAGGTGA
- a CDS encoding enoyl-CoA hydratase-related protein: MSENLIVERPQAGVALVRLARPRVLNALSNALLAELAEVFEACDADGTTRAIVLTGDERAFAAGGDVAEFLTAGPELETWDRLWATQLPIVGAVRGVAFGGGLELAMSCDLLVVAEDARLGQPEILLGVMPGAGGTQRLTRAVGKALATEMVLLGREIDGRTAELHGLANRCVPTERVLPVALELAGALARQAPHAVRVAKRAVSRAFEDPLHTALLDERRAFYELLKSEDAHEGIDAFLNKRRPTWQGR; encoded by the coding sequence GTGAGCGAGAACCTGATCGTCGAGCGACCGCAAGCGGGCGTCGCCCTCGTGCGCTTGGCGCGTCCGCGCGTGCTCAACGCGCTCTCGAACGCGCTGCTCGCGGAGCTGGCCGAGGTGTTCGAGGCCTGCGACGCCGACGGCACGACGCGCGCGATCGTGCTGACCGGCGACGAGCGCGCGTTCGCCGCCGGCGGCGACGTCGCCGAGTTCCTCACCGCGGGCCCCGAGCTCGAAACGTGGGACCGGCTGTGGGCGACGCAGCTCCCGATCGTCGGCGCCGTGCGCGGCGTCGCGTTCGGCGGCGGGCTCGAGCTGGCGATGTCGTGCGATCTGCTCGTCGTCGCGGAGGACGCGCGCCTCGGGCAGCCGGAGATTCTGCTCGGCGTCATGCCGGGCGCGGGGGGAACGCAGCGGCTGACGCGCGCGGTCGGCAAGGCGCTGGCCACCGAGATGGTGCTGCTCGGCCGCGAGATCGACGGGCGCACCGCCGAGCTGCACGGTCTGGCGAACCGCTGCGTGCCGACCGAACGGGTGCTGCCGGTCGCGCTCGAGCTGGCCGGTGCGCTCGCGCGCCAAGCGCCGCACGCGGTGCGGGTCGCCAAGCGCGCCGTCTCGCGCGCGTTCGAAGACCCGCTCCACACCGCGCTGCTCGACGAGCGGCGTGCCTTTTACGAGCTCTTGAAATCCGAGGACGCGCACGAAGGGATCGACGCGTTCCTCAACAAGCGGAGGCCGACATGGCAGGGACGATGA
- a CDS encoding phenylacetate--CoA ligase, whose amino-acid sequence MIFQPEYETLERHALEALQAERLRDLVGRLRDANDVYRPRLRGVPDPAGLGDLPSLPFSTKADMRDAYPLGLLAVPERELTRIHASSGTTGNPTVGAYTREDERIFREVVARSLAAGGIEPGDMFQVMWGYGLFTGGLGAHGGCETLGACVIPASSGNTARQLQLLCDLPVVGFGATPSYAMVIGERLRADGKRPRSLRYAICGAETWTREMRAELEELLGVTCTNIYGLTEIIGPGVAQECTAKNGMHVQEDHFLAEIVDPETGRPLPDGERGELVLTTLTRQAMPVLRYRTRDLTSMVRERCSCGRTTARIDWFTGRVDDMLIIRGVNVFPSAIEEVLLRFPELSANYRILVDRPAGGLDQLTIEVEHQPDAGVDVAALARAVNDRLAETLLVSLQTSVLVPGTIERIEAGKAKRVYDRRSL is encoded by the coding sequence ATGATCTTTCAGCCGGAGTACGAGACGCTGGAGCGGCATGCGCTCGAGGCGCTGCAGGCCGAACGACTGCGCGACCTGGTCGGCCGGCTGCGCGACGCGAACGACGTCTACCGGCCGCGGTTGCGTGGCGTTCCCGACCCGGCCGGGCTGGGCGACCTGCCGTCACTGCCGTTCAGCACCAAGGCCGACATGCGCGACGCCTATCCGCTGGGGCTGCTCGCCGTCCCCGAGCGCGAGCTGACGCGCATCCACGCCTCCAGCGGAACGACCGGGAATCCGACCGTGGGCGCCTACACGCGTGAGGACGAGCGCATCTTCCGCGAGGTCGTCGCGCGCAGTTTGGCCGCCGGCGGGATCGAGCCGGGCGACATGTTCCAGGTCATGTGGGGTTACGGGCTCTTCACCGGCGGTCTGGGCGCGCACGGCGGGTGCGAGACGCTCGGCGCGTGCGTCATCCCGGCTTCGAGCGGCAACACCGCGCGCCAGCTGCAACTGCTGTGCGATCTGCCGGTGGTCGGATTCGGCGCGACGCCGTCGTACGCGATGGTGATCGGCGAACGGCTGCGCGCCGACGGCAAACGTCCGCGCTCGCTGCGCTACGCGATCTGCGGCGCCGAGACGTGGACGCGCGAGATGCGCGCGGAGCTCGAAGAGCTGCTCGGCGTCACCTGCACCAACATCTACGGCCTGACCGAGATCATCGGGCCCGGCGTCGCGCAGGAGTGCACCGCCAAGAACGGCATGCACGTCCAAGAGGATCACTTCCTCGCCGAGATCGTCGATCCGGAAACCGGCCGGCCGCTGCCGGACGGCGAGCGCGGCGAGCTGGTGCTGACGACGCTGACGCGCCAAGCGATGCCGGTGCTGCGGTACCGGACGCGCGACCTGACGTCGATGGTGCGCGAACGCTGCAGCTGCGGGCGCACGACGGCACGCATCGACTGGTTCACCGGACGGGTGGACGACATGCTGATCATCCGCGGTGTCAACGTCTTTCCCTCGGCGATCGAAGAAGTGCTGCTGCGCTTCCCGGAGCTGTCGGCCAACTATCGTATCCTCGTCGACCGGCCGGCCGGCGGACTCGACCAGCTGACCATCGAGGTCGAGCATCAGCCCGACGCGGGCGTCGACGTCGCCGCGCTCGCGCGCGCGGTGAACGATCGGCTCGCGGAGACGCTGCTGGTCTCGCTGCAGACGTCCGTCCTCGTTCCGGGAACGATCGAGCGGATCGAGGCCGGCAAAGCAAAACGCGTGTACGACCGGAGGAGCTTGTGA
- a CDS encoding methyl-accepting chemotaxis protein, with protein MADPERIVTLSKSVSSLAGRKIAQIANITAETNVLALNASIEAARAGAAGRGFSVVARAVRTLSDRITDISRDLNSELAGAIAELTDLGEVIVREMRGERLADLAGTMIDLIDRNLYERSCDVRWWATDAAVVDVLEHASDESVRHAAHRLGVILASYTVYLDLWVADANGRVVANGRPDRYPNVRGTDVSRERWFQDAMATVDGTQFAAHDVAVKPQLGNAQVATYATAVRAGGATHGAAIGALGIFFDWQPQAAAIVRGVRFEDDDRRRTRCLLVDASHRVIAASDDVGLLSERVALETGGEERGYYTTSGGDQIGFARTQGYETYRGLGWYGVVVQRTPGSA; from the coding sequence ATGGCTGACCCCGAACGCATCGTCACGCTCTCGAAGTCCGTCTCGTCGCTGGCGGGCCGCAAGATCGCGCAAATCGCCAACATCACCGCCGAGACCAACGTGCTCGCGCTCAACGCCTCGATCGAGGCGGCGCGCGCGGGGGCCGCGGGCCGTGGCTTCAGCGTCGTCGCCCGCGCGGTCCGCACGCTGTCCGACCGAATCACCGACATTTCGCGCGACCTCAACAGCGAGCTGGCCGGCGCGATCGCGGAGCTGACCGATTTGGGCGAAGTGATCGTGCGCGAGATGCGCGGCGAACGGCTGGCCGATCTGGCCGGCACCATGATCGATCTGATCGACCGTAACCTCTACGAGCGCTCGTGCGACGTCCGCTGGTGGGCAACGGACGCGGCCGTCGTCGACGTGCTCGAACACGCGTCCGATGAGAGCGTGCGTCACGCGGCGCACCGGCTGGGGGTGATCCTGGCGAGTTACACCGTCTACCTGGATCTGTGGGTCGCCGACGCGAACGGGCGCGTCGTCGCCAACGGGCGGCCGGACCGCTACCCGAACGTGCGCGGCACCGACGTCTCGCGCGAGCGCTGGTTCCAGGACGCGATGGCAACCGTCGACGGGACGCAGTTCGCGGCACACGACGTCGCGGTGAAGCCGCAGCTCGGGAACGCGCAGGTCGCCACCTACGCGACCGCCGTGCGCGCGGGCGGCGCCACGCACGGCGCCGCGATCGGGGCGCTCGGGATCTTCTTCGACTGGCAGCCGCAGGCGGCCGCGATCGTGCGCGGCGTGCGCTTCGAGGACGACGACCGGCGACGTACGCGCTGCCTGCTCGTCGACGCGTCGCATCGCGTCATCGCCGCGTCGGACGACGTCGGCCTGCTGAGCGAGCGCGTCGCGCTCGAAACCGGCGGCGAGGAGCGCGGCTACTACACGACCAGCGGCGGCGATCAGATCGGCTTCGCGCGCACGCAGGGGTACGAGACGTATCGCGGCTTGGGCTGGTACGGCGTGGTCGTGCAGCGCACGCCGGGCAGCGCCTAG
- a CDS encoding LysR family transcriptional regulator, giving the protein MELRTLRAFLAVAKHRSFTLAADELFLTQSAVSQQIRSLETLLGTALFVRERGAVELTEAGTTLLPRAREVVSLVDGVRDLLDAPRTLAGRLRIVAETVASSFLYVGLYERFARSYPDVELAMRSGIGRAAALAAVRDDAADAAFVTLPADADDLDVDQLGHTELIAVALPGARGDRVLVWDGSPELQRALAQAAVPIAVTSNDVALLKRLVADGAGTAFLPRWAVKPELDAGSLEAVPFDVPAVRQRFGLVSRRAAKSPALVAFLASAHAYKPVIADLCG; this is encoded by the coding sequence GTGGAGCTGCGCACCCTGCGCGCGTTCCTCGCGGTCGCCAAGCATCGCAGCTTCACCCTGGCGGCCGACGAGCTGTTCCTCACGCAATCGGCAGTCAGCCAACAGATCCGGTCGCTCGAGACGCTGCTCGGCACGGCGCTGTTCGTGCGCGAGCGCGGCGCGGTCGAGCTGACCGAAGCCGGCACGACGCTGCTGCCGCGCGCTCGCGAGGTCGTCTCGCTGGTCGACGGCGTGCGCGACCTGCTCGACGCGCCGCGCACGCTGGCGGGCCGGCTGCGCATCGTGGCCGAGACCGTCGCCTCCTCGTTCCTGTACGTCGGCTTGTACGAACGCTTCGCCCGCAGCTATCCCGACGTCGAGCTGGCGATGCGCTCGGGGATCGGGCGCGCCGCCGCGCTCGCCGCCGTGCGCGATGACGCCGCCGACGCCGCGTTCGTCACGCTGCCGGCCGACGCCGACGATCTCGACGTCGACCAGCTCGGCCACACCGAGCTGATCGCGGTGGCGCTGCCCGGCGCGCGCGGCGATCGCGTTCTCGTCTGGGACGGCTCGCCCGAGCTGCAGCGCGCGCTCGCGCAGGCCGCCGTCCCGATCGCGGTGACCAGCAACGACGTCGCGCTGCTCAAGCGCCTGGTGGCCGACGGCGCCGGCACCGCGTTCCTTCCCCGCTGGGCCGTCAAGCCCGAGCTCGACGCCGGCTCACTCGAGGCCGTCCCGTTCGACGTGCCGGCCGTGCGCCAGCGCTTCGGCCTGGTCTCACGCCGCGCCGCGAAGAGCCCGGCCCTGGTCGCCTTCCTCGCCAGCGCGCACGCCTACAAGCCCGTCATCGCCGACCTCTGCGGCTGA
- a CDS encoding polyprenyl synthetase family protein translates to MLAEAPFDAFEGYLEGALDRLDASSPNRALIREHFALDDPSAKRGKRLRPRILVAVAQTEGAPAEDAFGAAAALELLHNFSLVHDDIEDRDELRHGRPTLWSRYGIPAALEAGNALCALSYLTLIDGSARLPAESVVAMARCLYRAHFRMCQGQAYDISFERAATVSFDEYQRMIEGKTAALFGASCELGALAARCDAERAAAYGNVGRAYGLAFQIRDDILGTWGATAETGKPSGADIRRRKWSFPVAWALDGSASPDRATVADAYASNAPLDDATAERVIAALERLGAQRAADEACAKAIDEANALAARHDLDRDGKLAAIFDATARRSV, encoded by the coding sequence GTGCTGGCCGAAGCTCCTTTCGACGCCTTCGAGGGCTACCTCGAAGGCGCACTGGACCGTCTGGACGCCAGCTCGCCGAACCGGGCCCTGATCCGCGAGCACTTCGCCCTCGATGACCCGAGCGCCAAGCGCGGCAAGCGGTTGCGCCCGCGCATCCTGGTCGCCGTCGCGCAGACGGAGGGCGCGCCGGCGGAGGACGCGTTCGGCGCGGCCGCGGCGCTGGAGCTGCTGCACAACTTCTCGCTGGTCCACGACGACATCGAGGACCGCGACGAGCTGCGGCACGGACGGCCGACACTGTGGTCGCGGTACGGGATTCCGGCCGCGCTCGAAGCCGGCAACGCGCTCTGCGCGCTCAGCTACCTGACGCTGATCGACGGTTCGGCGCGACTGCCGGCGGAGAGCGTCGTCGCGATGGCGCGCTGCTTGTACCGCGCGCACTTTCGCATGTGCCAGGGACAGGCGTACGACATCAGCTTCGAGCGCGCCGCGACGGTCTCGTTCGACGAGTACCAGCGCATGATCGAAGGCAAGACCGCGGCGCTGTTCGGCGCGTCGTGCGAGCTGGGCGCCTTGGCGGCCCGCTGCGACGCGGAACGGGCGGCGGCCTACGGTAACGTCGGCCGCGCCTACGGCCTGGCGTTCCAGATCCGCGACGACATCCTGGGCACCTGGGGCGCGACGGCGGAGACCGGGAAGCCCAGCGGGGCCGACATCCGCCGCCGCAAATGGTCGTTCCCGGTCGCCTGGGCGCTCGACGGTTCGGCGTCGCCCGACCGCGCGACCGTCGCCGATGCGTACGCGTCGAACGCGCCGCTCGACGACGCGACCGCCGAACGCGTCATCGCCGCGCTCGAACGACTGGGCGCGCAGCGCGCGGCCGACGAGGCGTGCGCGAAAGCGATCGACGAGGCGAACGCGCTCGCCGCGCGTCACGACCTCGACCGCGACGGCAAGCTCGCCGCGATCTTCGACGCCACCGCCCGCCGCAGCGTCTGA
- the hpnH gene encoding adenosyl-hopene transferase HpnH, translated as MAISVKQAVSVGTYVLRQRLAGRKRYPLVLMLEPLFRCNLACSGCGKIQHPVEVLRRHLSPEDCFAAVDECGAPVVSIPGGEPLLHPQIDVIVKGLIERKKFVYLCTNAIRLEQSLDKFTPSPYFSFSVHLDGPKDVHDHAVAREGIYEVAVKAIRAAKARGFRVTTNTTIFDGADPKTFQDFFDFLTDDLKVDGMMISPGYRYEKAPDQDHFLAKEQTRSLFREIFAPMKRGEKKWQFNASPFFLDFLTGEKDYDCTPWGMPSYSLFGWQKPCYLLGEGYAKSYKELLEETEWDKYGHGSGNPKCEDCMVHSGFEATAAADHMRPASIIASVKSFVAR; from the coding sequence ATGGCGATCTCGGTCAAGCAAGCGGTGTCGGTCGGCACGTACGTGCTGCGCCAGCGGCTCGCGGGGCGCAAACGCTACCCGCTGGTCCTGATGCTCGAACCGCTCTTCCGGTGCAACCTGGCGTGCAGCGGCTGCGGCAAGATTCAGCACCCGGTCGAGGTCCTGCGCCGGCACCTCTCCCCCGAAGACTGCTTCGCGGCGGTCGACGAGTGCGGCGCGCCGGTCGTCTCGATCCCCGGCGGCGAGCCGCTGCTGCACCCGCAGATCGACGTCATCGTCAAGGGGCTGATCGAGCGCAAGAAGTTCGTCTATCTCTGCACCAACGCGATTCGCCTCGAGCAGAGCCTGGACAAGTTCACGCCCTCGCCCTACTTCTCGTTCAGCGTCCATCTCGACGGTCCCAAGGACGTGCACGACCACGCCGTCGCGCGCGAAGGGATCTACGAGGTCGCCGTCAAGGCGATCCGCGCGGCGAAAGCGCGCGGCTTCCGCGTCACGACCAACACGACGATCTTCGACGGCGCCGATCCGAAGACGTTCCAGGATTTCTTCGACTTCCTCACCGACGACCTCAAGGTCGACGGCATGATGATCTCGCCCGGCTATCGCTACGAGAAGGCGCCCGACCAGGATCACTTCCTGGCCAAAGAGCAGACGCGCTCGCTGTTCCGCGAGATCTTCGCGCCGATGAAGCGCGGCGAGAAGAAATGGCAATTCAACGCCAGCCCGTTCTTCCTCGACTTCCTGACCGGCGAGAAAGACTACGACTGCACGCCGTGGGGCATGCCCTCGTACAGTCTCTTCGGCTGGCAGAAGCCGTGCTATCTGCTCGGCGAGGGCTACGCCAAGTCGTACAAGGAGCTGCTCGAGGAGACCGAGTGGGACAAGTACGGCCACGGCAGCGGCAACCCGAAGTGCGAGGACTGCATGGTCCATTCCGGCTTCGAGGCGACCGCCGCCGCCGATCACATGCGTCCGGCGAGCATCATCGCGTCGGTCAAGAGCTTCGTCGCGCGGTAG